In Haliscomenobacter hydrossis DSM 1100, the DNA window CATGGTGGTGTAATGGTTGAGGCCAAAAAAATCCGATGATCCTTTGATCAATTCCTTTTCGGCGGCACTAAAGCTGGGCAGTCGTTCGCCGAGCCGTTCGCGCATACAAGCCGGGTAATCGCCGTTGTAAATCGGATCGGCAAACCAGGCCAGGAAAAACTCCAGGGCACGTTCGGCTGCATCGCGATCCGCTGGACTATCCGTCAGTGGTTCGCGCCAGTCGCAATTGTTGGTGATGCCAATTTTGCCCTGCTGCTGGCTTTGGTATTTTTTGCGGTACACATCTACCGCTTTGGCGTGGGCCTTGAGAAGGTTGTGCCCGGCGAGATAAGGCAGGTCTTTGGATTGGATACCCGGAGCAAAAACGCCGTGGCCGTAACCCAGAATGGCCACTACCCAGGCCTCGTTGATGGTAATCCAGTTTTTGACCCGGTCACCAAAATGTTGGAAGCACAAATCGGCGTACTCCGCAAAAGCATCACTGATGCCTTCGCCCAACCAGCCGTGCAATTCAAACTCCAGCGCCGCTGGCAAGTCCCAATGATAAAGTGTCACCCAGGGTTCGATGCCCGCTTGTAGCAATTCATCAATGAGTGCGTTGTAAAAATCAAGCCCCGCCTGGTTGACCGCGCCACGCCCTGCGGGCAACACCCGTGGCCAGGAGATGGAAAAACGGTAAGCCTTGAGGCCCAACTGTTTCATTAAGGCCACGTCCTCGCGGAAACGGTGGTAGTGGTCGCAGGCGATGTTGCCATGATCCTGGTTGTATACCTTGCCCGGAATCATGCAGAATACATCCCAAATGGAGGGGCCTTTGCCGTCGCTGAGGTATCCGCCCTCAATTTGATAGGATGAGGTGGCACTGCCCCAGAGGAAATCCACGGGGAATGGTTTGTCTATAGTCATGTACCAAAAAATTTAAAACAGTTTCCGAGAGCAAGTTATTTTTTTTTCGTTCCTTAGATTCACATTCAATGTGCTTTTAGCTTAAGTTTTTTATCACAACAACAAAAAAGTCTTCTTCATGCTCTCTACACTAGATCTGCTGATCATCGGCGCGTACTTTGCGTTGATGATTGCGTTGGGTTGGTACATGCGCAACCAAGCCAAAAAAAGCAAGGACGCTTACCTCATGGGTGGAAAAACGCTCCCCTGGTATATGCTTGGTTTGAGCGACGCGAGCGATATGTTCGACATCAGTGGGACCATGCTCCTGGTCAGTATGGCCTTTTTGTACGGCTTCAAAAGTGTATTCATCCCCTGGATGTGGCCGGTTTTTAACCAAATCTTTTTGATGGTCTTTTTGAGTCGCTGGCTGCGGCGCAGCAATGCAACCACCGGAGCGGAATGGCTAAGCACTAGGTTTGGGCTCAACGACAAAGGGGTTCGACAGAGTCACCTGGTTGTCGTGGCTTTTGCCCTCGTCCTCTGTGTGGGGTACATGGCCTACGCTTTTGTGGGGGTAGGGGAGTTTTTGCAGATCTTTTTGCCTTACGAAAGGGTGAAGGATGTGCTGCCTTTTTTGAGTCACGGCGAAGCAGCGTTTGCCATAGGCAGTCCCGAATACCAGGCTGCATTACAACTTTCCAAACACAATACTGCCCAGTTTTACGGCATTGCCATCTGCCTGGTGGCTACTTTTTACAGCATCATTGGAGGCATGCACGGGATCGTTCTGGCCGATGTGATCAAGTACATGGTCATGATCATCTGCTCTTTGTTTGTAGGGGTGATTGCCATGAGCCATTTGGCCAATTCGGGGGATAACTTGCTCAGCAAAGTGCCGCTGGGTTGGGATACGCCGTTTTTTGGCCTCCAACTAGGCCTGGATTGGGGTCCATTGCTCAAAGACGCCACCATCAAACTGCAACAAGACGGCTATCAGCTTTTTTCGGCGGTAGTGGGCATGATGCTGATCAGTGGAATCATGAAAAGTCTGGCCGGGCCAGCGCCCAATTACGATTGTCAAAAAATCCTGAGTACCCGCAGCCCGGAAGAGGCGGCCAAGATGAGCGGTTTCATTTCGGTCATCCTGATGCCGATTCGGTATTTTATGACCATGGGATTTTGCGTACTGGGTATTCTCTATTTTAGCAACCTCGATTTGACTTTGGGCACCGATGGCGTCATCAATTTTGAAAACATCATGCCAGCGGTGATCAGCAAATACCTGCCCGTGGGTTTGATTGGTTTGGTTTTGGCGGGATTTCTGGGGGCTTTTATGAGCAACTTCAGCGGAACCCTCAATGCGGGGCAAGCTTATTTGGTGAACGATATTTACCTGAAATTCATCAATCCCCAGGCCGAACGCAAAAGCATCATCAGCATGAGTTACCTGAGTGGGGTGGTGATGGTGATTTTTGGGATTGGATTGGGGCTGTTGATCAAGGATGTCAACATGATATTCAACATCATTACGGCGGGTTTATACGGCGGGTTTGTGTGTGCCAACGTGTTGAAATGGTACTGGTGGCGCTTCAATGCCACGGGTTATTTTTACGGGATGTTGGCCGGAATTGTGGCGAGTGCCATTCCTCCGGCCTTATCGGTGAGTGGCATTACTACTTATTTTGATGGCACGCGGATGTTGTACTTTTTTCCGGTGTTCATTGTGATTCAGTTGATTGCTTGTATCATTGGGACTTATGCGGCACCGCCGACCAACCAGGATACCTTACTGAGTTTTTACAAAACGGTGCGCCCCTGGGGGATTTGGCAGCCCATTCACGAACTGGCTATGGCGGAAGATCCAAACTTTGAAAGGAATAAAAACTTCGGGAACAACATGCTCAATTTGTTCCTGGGTATCGTCGGACAGTTATTGCTGATGTTGCTGCCGATGTATTTGATCCTGAGCAAGTGGATGGGTCTGGGTGTGGTACTCGCCTTGTTGGTGGTGGTTTTTGTGGTGATGAAGCGGACCTGGTGGGATCGATTGACAGCGTGGTAGAAAACACTCTTAGTACCTGACAGTAGTTTGGTAATCGTTTTTTCCACCATAACGACTTAAAGATTCGGCTACGCCAAATCGTTTTTAACACGACGACTCGACGGAACGACGACACGACGGCAGCTACCGCTACAACACGACGCATGGCGGCGTGTCCATTGAGCGCGAAGCGCGCAAAATCGTCGTGTCGTCGTTCCGTCGCGTCGTCGTGTTAAAAAAACAAGCAGCGAAGCTGCGTCAAACCTCACTTGCTTACGGAATCTTGATCTCCTTCACCTTCCTCGGCAACCACACCAACATCTGGTTCGAGCCCCGGTTGCACCAGGAAAAATAAGGCACGGCGCTGATCTTTTGCTTGATGGTCTGCGCGCCGATGCCGTCTTTGGTGGGCACGATGGCCATTCCGGTTCCCGTGAGTGTCATCACCCCGCCCAACAGATCAGGCTGCCACTGAGGCGTAAAAACGACCTGATCCGGTACGATCAAATTCCAGGCTGATCCATTGTGATCTACCCCTTCCACGCAGTACACCAGAGGGCCGCGTTGCAGCGCCATCCGGTTTT includes these proteins:
- a CDS encoding GH1 family beta-glucosidase, with the protein product MTIDKPFPVDFLWGSATSSYQIEGGYLSDGKGPSIWDVFCMIPGKVYNQDHGNIACDHYHRFREDVALMKQLGLKAYRFSISWPRVLPAGRGAVNQAGLDFYNALIDELLQAGIEPWVTLYHWDLPAALEFELHGWLGEGISDAFAEYADLCFQHFGDRVKNWITINEAWVVAILGYGHGVFAPGIQSKDLPYLAGHNLLKAHAKAVDVYRKKYQSQQQGKIGITNNCDWREPLTDSPADRDAAERALEFFLAWFADPIYNGDYPACMRERLGERLPSFSAAEKELIKGSSDFFGLNHYTTMYASDATQNSEAGSVYGNGGLSEDQDVNLSVAPDWPQTAMQWAIVPWGCRKLLQWIEARYNNPPIYITENGCAFDDQLIDGKVADLERIAFFEGYLSAIHEAISSGVNLQGYFIWSLLDNFEWASGYSKKFGITYVEEGTLQRVPKDSAKWYGEVISRNGL
- a CDS encoding sodium:solute symporter family protein, encoding MLSTLDLLIIGAYFALMIALGWYMRNQAKKSKDAYLMGGKTLPWYMLGLSDASDMFDISGTMLLVSMAFLYGFKSVFIPWMWPVFNQIFLMVFLSRWLRRSNATTGAEWLSTRFGLNDKGVRQSHLVVVAFALVLCVGYMAYAFVGVGEFLQIFLPYERVKDVLPFLSHGEAAFAIGSPEYQAALQLSKHNTAQFYGIAICLVATFYSIIGGMHGIVLADVIKYMVMIICSLFVGVIAMSHLANSGDNLLSKVPLGWDTPFFGLQLGLDWGPLLKDATIKLQQDGYQLFSAVVGMMLISGIMKSLAGPAPNYDCQKILSTRSPEEAAKMSGFISVILMPIRYFMTMGFCVLGILYFSNLDLTLGTDGVINFENIMPAVISKYLPVGLIGLVLAGFLGAFMSNFSGTLNAGQAYLVNDIYLKFINPQAERKSIISMSYLSGVVMVIFGIGLGLLIKDVNMIFNIITAGLYGGFVCANVLKWYWWRFNATGYFYGMLAGIVASAIPPALSVSGITTYFDGTRMLYFFPVFIVIQLIACIIGTYAAPPTNQDTLLSFYKTVRPWGIWQPIHELAMAEDPNFERNKNFGNNMLNLFLGIVGQLLLMLLPMYLILSKWMGLGVVLALLVVVFVVMKRTWWDRLTAW